CAGTGTAAATTTGCAAAAACAAATGAAGCTTTGAAATGCGGTGCACATGTGATTATACAAGCAGTAGTATAAAATCCAAGATATAGCATGATATATTGCTTGATCAGTGAGACAGTGACCAAGTATCTTGacacttatatatatatgtatacacACACATGATTTCTATTGGCATTAGTTGCCTGCTACAAAATAATGATCCAAggtgtgaaaaataaaagataatttagCAGAAAATGCCGAAGAATATTTAATATTGATGTCTCAGTGAAATTTTGGTATTTACCGAAGAATAGATGGTTCAAGTGGAGTGAAACCAAGAGCAGGAGATTCTTTATTCTGGTGCACATAAACAACATGCCTAGCCATTTCAAGATCACTATCCATATCTGCTCGATCAAGGATCAACCACAGAAGGTCAAATCTCGATAGAAGAGCGGGGGGCAAATTGATATTTTCAGCTGGAGTTCTCCTTAGGTCATATCTTCCCCTACAACAAAATATATGTGATCTCTATAGTCAACAAGGGTTTTACAAAGATTCATGCAAAGAAAACAGAAGGATTCTTTTGTTTATTAGATGGAAAAAAGGAAAGGGAAAAGAAAGGGAGACTGCCGCATGTTGTCAGAAGCCACAAGTAGCAAAAGCAACATGATTTCAGCTTGTCAAATTACAATTGGTAACATCAGGAAGGTTGTTGTACCAGGCTGGATTAGCAGCAGCAAGTACAGCAGTTCTTGCATTCAGAGACGTGGTGATCCCAGCTTTTGCAATGCTTACAGTCTGCTGCTCCATGACTTCATGAATCGCTGTACGATCTGATTCATCCATCTTGTCGAACTCATCAATAGCACATATACCCATATCAGCTAGAACCTGAAACAGATTAAAAGTTCTTAAAACAAATCGCAAATTTCCTGATAACCAGTTGACCACTATTAAatcttaaataattataatcagAACATTAAAAGATTAGATCATTTCATCTGAACAAGGCCAATATAATTGATTGCTTGGTTGTATATCATTTTATGCCTGCATGAAATGAATCCAAATTTTTCTGTCATCTCAGACATCTAAGTAGAGATCACCATCCTTTTTAAGAAAGTTCAACTATTGCACAACAGAAAGAAGTACAACTCTCACCAAAGCTCCCCCTTCTAGGACCATCTCGTTTGTGACCGGATCCTTCTGGACAGCAGCAGTCAGGCCAACCCCACTGCTTCCTCTGCCAGTAGTATACACTGCCCTGGGCGCTACATTTATTATGTGCTTCAGAAGTTGACTTTTGGCAACCCCAGGATCACCCATCAAACATAAGTGCAGATCTCCTCTAATCTGAAATTTCATTGAATTACATATTCTTTAGCAGTATCATGAAAAGAACTATAACACAGATTGCACTGACTAGTATCATCACAATCATATACAAATGCTACAAAAACCTTATCATTGATAGCAGAAATGAGGCAAATCTCTGAATTGACAAAAACTACTTGTATATGCTAACCACAAAGGTAAGCTGGTAACAGGCAACTATCCACCCACAACCACCAAAaagggaaagaaagaaaaaatacagAACTGCAATTTGTTTGCAGTTGCATTCTTCAGGAATAAAGCAGATAAAACTACAAAGACTGACTCATTTCATTAAActacttattttattagaaGAGAACTTTTATTAATAGAGAAGGAATGAATATTTACAAAGAGGATACCTATTCGAAACAACATTATAcaaaaaaatacacaaaaaattAGGCTGAGAACAATAGTGCTCTCCAGTAAACTGAATAAGAAGCATAAGCCTATAGAGAAGCCTAGAGACCCACTATATCACACAGCAGATCAGAAGACATCTGTTTTAACTTTATCGCTTGAATCAATAATAAGCATAAATAGATCTTCTGACAAGCATACAAACACCATGCAGTAAGATGTGCATTACCTTCATTCCATCCTTCAGCTTCCGGTGAGGAGCACccacaagaagaagaagtaaTGCCTTTTTAATATCTTCATGTCCATAAATTTCAGGTGCTAATGATCTCGCCAACTTATTATAAATATCACCATCCTCAGCAAGACGTGCAATCTGTTCTTCCTCATCACCTCTGAGTTCATACCTGCAATAAAGCACAACTGAGTACATCTGCCAAAGACTTTTTTGTGCCATTCAGGTAATGCTTGCCAAAACAATAACAAAAGAGCCTTCGCCTAAATGTGAATTAACCCAAGATGAATGTGTTTCCTCAAATAGTGATGCTAGCAAGTTATTTAAGACAAATTCTCATGCAAAGATATTTTACTTTCCAGTCTCCAATAACAAGCCGCTAAGAGGAAAATAACATATACCAGTACGTAGAGTTATAAACTTATCCATTACAGATTGTCAATTTCCCAAGATTGGCAAGCAGACTGACAAGTATTAATAAGTTTGGATAATGAGAAATTTCTAAAATGTTAACTTCTATTCTAGATTCACAAGGACAAGTACAGAAAGGAGCAAAGATGAGAAAATCTCAGTGCTTACTTCACTTATATTTTCGCAATTGCACATCCACATGTAATAAATTTTCCCCATATTATCATGACCAAATTGTCAAATAGTCAAATAAAGTTTATGATTGCTTTCTATATCCCCAATTCTTTTCCATCTTCCTATAAATTTCACCATTCTGTTGCTCTGTATGAGATATGAATACAAGTTTTACTATTGAAAGAATAACATCAAAAAATGGTTTTATTTTTGGAATGAAGGAACTCAAGTTACTGAACAAATTGCCTTTCCGAGttcagtaattaaaagaggacAACTATCGATAAGAAAATATGATTTTGATATTGGCAAAGTTGAGACaagtaattttgaaaattaaagtgACATTAATGCCTTCTGATAATGGAAAACTAGAAACTTCCTTACTCTTCATATTTTTTCTTGAAATGAGTGACAGACATGGCCTCCAAGTATGTATCAGCAACTAAGCCAGCACGAAGTGCTCTGAAACCAGTGTAAGGAATTGGGAGAAAGATCCCTGATAATTCAACAACATCACCTGGAGCTACCTGAGAtgaacaaaaaggaaaaaatcagGTACAAACTAAATGTACAAGTACCAAACGTGACAATCtcaacattttttttcttttctttgagtGGTATTTCTGAATAAGGCTGAAATAAAGGTAGTCAAGTATTTATATAGGAAAAAGGATATCCAAAACAGTTCAGCTATGCCATTTCAATAAAACAAGCCGCTGAGATCTAATGCAATTTATCATAAGCAAATTTGCCTCTGCAAAATTCATGAACTCACAAACCTTTCTTGTGAGTTCCCCTCTAAAATGAACAGTCATTGACCGTGGAATATGACCCTTTGGAACATGCTCTGCCAACTCTTGAATCTTCGCCTGCATAAACCAGCTTTATATAGCTTTTTG
The sequence above is a segment of the Manihot esculenta cultivar AM560-2 chromosome 5, M.esculenta_v8, whole genome shotgun sequence genome. Coding sequences within it:
- the LOC110614731 gene encoding DNA replication licensing factor MCM7 isoform X2, with the translated sequence MKDFDFNADKVLAKDFLSNFADANGEAKYINILQDVANHKSRAVQIDLEDLLNYKDLDEEFFRRVTENTRRYIGIFASAIDDVMPEPTEPFPDDDHDILMTQRTEDATENTDDSDPQQKMPAEIKRYYEVYIRAPSKGRPFTIREVKASYIGQLVRISGIVTRCSDVKPLMQVAVYTCEDCGFEIYQEVTARVFMPLFECPSKRCKTNKANGNLILQLRASKFLKFQEAKIQELAEHVPKGHIPRSMTVHFRGELTRKVAPGDVVELSGIFLPIPYTGFRALRAGLVADTYLEAMSVTHFKKKYEEYELRGDEEEQIARLAEDGDIYNKLARSLAPEIYGHEDIKKALLLLLVGAPHRKLKDGMKIRGDLHLCLMGDPGVAKSQLLKHIINVAPRAVYTTGRGSSGVGLTAAVQKDPVTNEMVLEGGALVLADMGICAIDEFDKMDESDRTAIHEVMEQQTVSIAKAGITTSLNARTAVLAAANPAWGRYDLRRTPAENINLPPALLSRFDLLWLILDRADMDSDLEMARHVVYVHQNKESPALGFTPLEPSILRAYISAARRLSPYVPKELEEYIATAYSSIRQEEAKSNAPHSYTTVRTLLSILRISAALARLHL